In Streptomyces nodosus, one DNA window encodes the following:
- a CDS encoding DUF1707 SHOCT-like domain-containing protein, whose product MPQSPSTPTPELRASDADRDRVAEALREAVAEGRLDMEEFEERLEATYRARTYGELEPITRDLPSPGVTAPPISLRKEPEESGGWGERIVGGGGSSSWAVAVMSGFQRKGRWTAPKRFTCFAFWGGGEIDLREADFADREVEINCVAIMGGMNVIVPPGVEVVVRGIGIMGGFDHRQEGVPGDPGAPRVVITGLAFWGGVGVERKLTRADRQRLKEERRQDKLDRRTARKELHASFREDIEGAHREMFEAHRDLMRDRHEELRQRRQERRDARRERRRDGEY is encoded by the coding sequence ATGCCGCAGTCCCCCAGTACCCCCACCCCCGAGCTCCGTGCCTCCGACGCCGATCGTGACCGGGTCGCCGAGGCCCTCCGGGAGGCCGTCGCGGAGGGCCGGCTCGACATGGAGGAGTTCGAGGAGCGGCTGGAGGCGACCTACCGGGCGCGGACCTACGGCGAACTGGAGCCGATCACCCGCGACCTGCCGTCCCCGGGTGTCACCGCTCCGCCGATCTCCTTGCGCAAGGAGCCCGAGGAGAGCGGGGGTTGGGGCGAGCGGATCGTCGGCGGCGGGGGGTCCTCCAGCTGGGCCGTCGCCGTGATGTCCGGGTTCCAGCGCAAGGGGCGCTGGACGGCGCCCAAGCGGTTCACCTGCTTTGCCTTCTGGGGCGGCGGTGAGATCGATCTGCGGGAGGCCGACTTCGCGGACCGCGAGGTCGAGATCAACTGTGTTGCGATCATGGGCGGGATGAATGTCATCGTGCCGCCGGGCGTCGAGGTCGTGGTGCGCGGCATCGGGATCATGGGCGGCTTCGACCACCGTCAGGAGGGCGTGCCGGGGGACCCGGGCGCGCCGCGCGTGGTCATCACCGGGTTGGCGTTCTGGGGCGGGGTCGGCGTCGAGCGCAAGCTGACCCGGGCCGACCGGCAGCGGCTGAAGGAGGAGCGGCGCCAGGACAAGCTGGACCGCAGGACCGCCCGCAAGGAGCTGCACGCGTCCTTCCGTGAGGACATCGAGGGGGCCCATCGCGAGATGTTCGAGGCGCACCGGGATCTGATGCGGGACCGGCACGAGGAGCTGCGCCAGCGCCGCCAGGAGCGCCGGGACGCCCGCCGCGAGCGGAGACGGGACGGCGAGTACTGA
- a CDS encoding ABC transporter permease, which produces MAETFRAGAGEGDRGWAREGEGGRVREGLRAYRLITAMWIRSTMAYRASFVMNTLGNFAGTALDFVAIMLMFSQVDALGGYRLPEVAFLYGLSATAFGIADLALGSMDRLGRRVRDGTLDTLLVRPAPVLAQVAADRFGLRRLGRILQGLLILGYAVAALDLSWTPLKVLMVPMALLSGAAIFCAVFVAGAAFQFVALDASEVQNSFTYGGQTLLQYPPTVFARELVRGVTFVLPLAFVNWLPALYVLGRPYPLDLPLWVAFAPPLVGAGCCALAGLAWRAGLRSYRSTGS; this is translated from the coding sequence GCGGGCCTACCGGCTGATCACCGCCATGTGGATCCGCTCCACCATGGCCTACCGCGCCTCCTTCGTGATGAACACCCTCGGCAACTTCGCCGGCACGGCGCTCGACTTCGTCGCGATCATGCTGATGTTCTCGCAGGTCGATGCGCTCGGCGGCTACCGCCTGCCCGAGGTCGCCTTTCTGTACGGGCTCTCCGCCACCGCCTTCGGTATCGCCGATCTCGCGCTCGGCTCGATGGACCGGCTGGGGCGGCGGGTGCGCGACGGCACGCTGGACACGCTGCTGGTGCGTCCGGCGCCGGTGCTCGCCCAGGTCGCGGCGGACCGCTTCGGGCTGCGCCGCCTCGGCCGGATCCTCCAGGGCCTGCTGATCCTCGGGTACGCCGTCGCCGCCCTGGATCTGTCCTGGACCCCGCTGAAGGTGCTGATGGTCCCGATGGCGCTGCTGAGCGGTGCCGCGATCTTCTGCGCGGTGTTCGTGGCGGGCGCGGCCTTCCAGTTCGTCGCCCTGGACGCCTCCGAGGTGCAGAACTCCTTCACCTACGGCGGGCAGACGCTGTTGCAGTACCCGCCGACCGTCTTCGCGAGGGAACTGGTGCGCGGGGTGACCTTCGTACTGCCGCTCGCCTTCGTCAACTGGCTGCCCGCGCTGTATGTGCTGGGGCGGCCCTACCCGCTGGACCTGCCGCTGTGGGTCGCCTTCGCCCCGCCGCTGGTGGGGGCGGGCTGCTGTGCGCTCGCGGGGCTGGCCTGGCGCGCGGGACTGCGTTCGTACCGGAGCACGGGAAGCTGA
- a CDS encoding ABC transporter ATP-binding protein: MDEGSSEDASRDGSPEGGLIRLERVEKVFDVRRRTGFLRSERRQVRAVDSISFSVARGEMVGYIGPNGAGKSTTIKMLTGILTPSGGRLRVAGIDPSRERTRLARRIGVVFGQRTTLWWDLPLIDSYRLMHRMYRVPDARFRENLDRCVELLELGALLDVPVRQLSLGQRMRGDIAAALLHDPEVLYLDEPTIGLDVVSKAKVREFLRDLNAERGTTVLLTTHDLQDIEQLCSRVMVIDQGRLMYDGPLTGLHAVGDSERTLVVDLERELPPIRTPDARVVRVEGPRQWLAFPASRSAAPLVAQIAAEYPVVDLSVREPDIEAVIAKMYAGQLERTLS, encoded by the coding sequence ATGGACGAGGGCTCCAGCGAGGACGCTTCCCGGGACGGTTCCCCGGAGGGCGGCCTCATCCGGCTGGAGCGGGTCGAGAAGGTCTTCGACGTGCGCAGGAGGACCGGTTTCCTCAGGAGCGAGCGGCGGCAGGTGCGGGCCGTCGACTCGATCTCCTTCTCCGTTGCGCGTGGCGAGATGGTCGGCTACATCGGGCCGAACGGCGCCGGGAAGTCCACCACGATCAAGATGCTGACCGGGATCCTCACCCCGAGCGGTGGCCGGCTGCGGGTCGCCGGTATCGACCCCTCCCGGGAACGGACCCGCCTCGCCCGGCGCATCGGGGTGGTGTTCGGGCAGCGTACGACCCTGTGGTGGGACCTGCCCCTGATCGACTCCTACCGGCTGATGCACCGCATGTACCGCGTCCCGGACGCGCGTTTCCGGGAGAACCTCGACCGCTGCGTCGAACTCCTCGAACTGGGCGCCCTGTTGGACGTCCCGGTGCGGCAGCTGTCGCTGGGCCAGCGGATGCGGGGCGATATCGCGGCGGCCCTGCTGCACGATCCGGAGGTGCTGTACCTCGACGAGCCGACCATCGGCCTCGATGTCGTCTCCAAGGCCAAGGTGCGGGAGTTCCTGCGGGACCTGAACGCCGAGCGGGGCACCACGGTGCTGCTGACCACGCACGACCTCCAGGACATCGAGCAGTTGTGCTCGCGGGTGATGGTCATCGACCAGGGGCGGCTGATGTACGACGGTCCGCTCACCGGGCTGCACGCGGTGGGCGACAGCGAGCGCACCCTGGTGGTCGACCTGGAGCGTGAGCTGCCGCCGATCCGGACGCCGGACGCCCGTGTGGTGCGCGTCGAGGGCCCGCGGCAGTGGCTGGCGTTCCCGGCGTCCCGGTCGGCGGCTCCGCTGGTGGCGCAGATCGCGGCGGAGTACCCGGTGGTGGATCTGTCGGTGCGGGAGCCGGACATCGAGGCGGTGATCGCGAAGATGTACGCGGGGCAACTGGAGCGGACGCTCTCGTAG